Proteins encoded in a region of the Brevundimonas vesicularis genome:
- a CDS encoding Do family serine endopeptidase produces the protein MLKRKEFILGAAAGLTLAAAATAGGVINWPGAHAEPQAVNRITPVPANGDAFTPPPGAPSSFATIFDQVSPAVVQIDVTVKVDQPQGGAFQIPGLPFQFVPPQGRGGQGNDEPQTTQGAGSGFFISQDGFIVTNNHVVADATEIKVKMSDGRELPARLIGRDPGTDLAVIKVEGNDFKYVSFEETAEPRVGDWVIAIGNPFGLGGTATAGIVSAKARDIDPSGYNDYIQIDAAINRGNSGGPTFDIHGRVIGVNSAIYSPTGGSVGIGFAIPADTAKTITERLMRGQSIERGYVGLGLRTLSPDGWEALGQPKDFKGALIESVTEEGPASRAGVQVGDLLVGVNGQAVANSQEATRRVGAAKPGDTIRLEVIRDGRRQTLNVRSGTRPSEEELAASEEGGSANPGQSQPGQGDTIEGLAVTAITPAARSRFSLPASVNGVVITNVEQGSAAARLGFQPGFVITRANDRNITSAADLRAAVAAAKQAGRPSILLFVRTPQGTSPVPLKFAAGE, from the coding sequence ATGCTGAAGCGCAAGGAGTTCATTCTCGGGGCCGCGGCCGGCCTGACCCTGGCGGCGGCGGCGACCGCCGGCGGCGTCATCAACTGGCCCGGCGCGCACGCGGAACCGCAGGCTGTCAACCGGATCACCCCGGTCCCGGCCAACGGCGACGCCTTCACGCCTCCGCCGGGCGCGCCGAGCAGCTTCGCGACCATCTTCGACCAGGTCTCGCCCGCCGTCGTTCAGATCGACGTTACGGTCAAGGTGGACCAGCCCCAGGGCGGCGCCTTCCAGATCCCCGGGCTGCCGTTCCAGTTCGTGCCGCCGCAAGGCCGTGGCGGTCAGGGCAATGACGAGCCGCAGACGACTCAAGGCGCCGGTTCGGGCTTCTTCATCTCGCAGGACGGCTTCATCGTCACCAATAACCACGTCGTCGCCGACGCGACCGAGATCAAGGTCAAGATGTCGGACGGTCGCGAGCTGCCGGCCCGCCTGATCGGTCGCGATCCCGGCACCGACCTGGCGGTGATCAAGGTCGAGGGCAACGACTTCAAATACGTCAGCTTCGAAGAGACGGCAGAGCCGCGCGTAGGCGACTGGGTCATCGCCATCGGCAACCCCTTCGGCCTGGGCGGCACCGCCACGGCGGGCATTGTCTCGGCCAAGGCCCGCGACATCGATCCGTCGGGCTACAACGACTACATCCAGATCGACGCCGCCATCAACCGGGGCAACTCGGGCGGCCCGACGTTCGACATCCACGGCCGCGTCATCGGTGTGAACTCGGCCATCTATTCGCCCACGGGCGGCTCGGTCGGCATCGGCTTCGCCATTCCGGCGGACACCGCCAAGACGATCACCGAACGCCTGATGCGCGGTCAGTCGATCGAGCGCGGCTATGTGGGCCTGGGTCTTCGCACCCTCAGCCCCGACGGTTGGGAAGCACTGGGCCAGCCCAAGGACTTCAAGGGCGCTCTGATCGAAAGCGTGACCGAGGAGGGCCCGGCCTCGCGCGCCGGCGTCCAGGTCGGAGACCTTCTGGTCGGCGTGAACGGCCAGGCGGTGGCGAACAGCCAAGAAGCCACCCGTCGGGTCGGCGCGGCCAAGCCGGGCGACACCATTCGCCTGGAAGTGATTCGTGACGGTCGTCGCCAGACCCTGAACGTGCGCTCAGGCACCCGTCCTTCGGAAGAGGAGCTCGCTGCGTCGGAAGAGGGCGGAAGCGCCAATCCGGGGCAGAGCCAGCCTGGTCAGGGCGACACGATCGAAGGGCTCGCCGTCACCGCGATCACGCCGGCCGCGCGTTCGCGCTTCAGCCTGCCGGCCAGCGTCAACGGCGTCGTGATCACCAACGTCGAACAGGGTTCGGCTGCGGCGCGCCTCGGCTTCCAGCCGGGCTTCGTCATCACCCGCGCCAATGATCGCAACATCACGTCCGCCGCCGATCTGCGCGCAGCGGTGGCGGCGGCCAAACAGGCGGGTCGTCCCAGCATCCTCCTGTTCGTGCGTACGCCGCAGGGCACCAGCCCGGTGCCGTTGAAGTTCGCCGCCGGCGAATGA
- a CDS encoding cytochrome c-type biogenesis protein gives MKRLAILLAAPLVALMLTAAEPPAAPDRPLADATQEARAQALFKDVRCVVCQHEAIADSPAGVAGDMRRLIREEIAAGASDQAVRDDLVRRFGDYVLFTPPVRAGTWLLWFGPFALLLLAAAVLALRARRRPVETVPLTPEEERRLDEVLRNEKLRRDPDATSPHDGR, from the coding sequence ATGAAGCGCCTGGCGATCCTGCTGGCCGCGCCGCTCGTGGCGCTGATGCTGACGGCGGCCGAGCCGCCCGCCGCACCCGACCGTCCCCTGGCCGATGCGACCCAGGAGGCCCGCGCCCAGGCCCTGTTCAAGGATGTGCGCTGCGTCGTCTGCCAGCACGAGGCCATCGCCGACAGCCCGGCGGGCGTCGCCGGCGACATGCGCCGCCTGATCCGCGAGGAGATTGCGGCCGGCGCCTCGGATCAGGCCGTGCGCGACGATCTGGTGCGGCGCTTCGGCGACTATGTGCTGTTCACCCCGCCGGTCAGGGCGGGGACCTGGCTGCTGTGGTTCGGCCCGTTCGCCCTGTTGCTGCTGGCCGCCGCCGTTCTGGCCCTGCGCGCACGCCGTCGTCCGGTTGAGACCGTCCCCCTGACGCCCGAAGAAGAACGCCGACTGGACGAAGTTCTACGAAATGAGAAGCTTCGCCGCGATCCTGACGCAACCTCGCCTCACGACGGGCGCTAG